The stretch of DNA GCATCAAACTAATTGGCTAGCAATTTATTCATCACACAGATGCAGAACCATTTTACGAGTTGCAACATGGCGTTAACCGTACGTACTTCAACGATCAATATGTATTGTACATTATATCAGGCCTATCTGTGTTAACCATGAAATATTACCAAAATTAAATACCATTAAAATGAGAGTCGGAGGCCTGCGGCTTTTCCTCGTTGGATTGCTAAACTTAGCCGTTGTGCGAAATATTCAATTTCATGTTTATGGGAAATTTCTTTCACAACCTGTTTGGTGTCTGACGACCAGGGCCCGAAGCATGCGTATTTGCGGCACATGTTAAGTTAAGCGAGGAGTCTTCTGCAGCCATCCCCGGTTTTCGGACCGAGCGCTGAACGTGGGACAGAGCCAAAGTATCcaattttaaaaatacaatattaattGTGAGTATTTAATTATGGAAGTCGCCTCTTTGGCGCAGCTCTCCCCTAGTGTTTTCCAGTTGTCTCTGTCTTTCTGCGAGTTTTACCCATATGACTCCACAGCACTCGATAAATATATCTCCCCATCATTTCCTTGGATGCCCTATTTTTTCTTGATCCATCACTTGGTATCCATTTAACCACTTTTCTTGTCCACCTATTATCAATTGATCTGCAAAAATGTCCACCTCCATTTCAAATTCTTGTTTtttctactatagttcgtttttttagcattagaaataaggtatcAAACTGATCTTGATGTGTTCTAAATCGcggtaaatatgtaacaattatgaatctaatacgatcatttatattcttctgctttcataagtaataggtagttactgatttttaaaaagcgtttttcaattaaaaaacatgtcaagatcgcttacttaccttctttctaatgctagaaaaaacgaactatagttttgAAACTACCTCCGTTATTTTTGTCCTTTTTCGAATCCGACTGTTTCTTACTCTATCCGCTCTTGTGATTCCTAACATGCGCGTGATCATAACAAAATCACAACACAACAAATAACAAATAGAAAATCGGTCTCATGGACATAACAAGCAAAAGATAGTATCTTCGCAGCACTTACCTACGTTCTTTTACTAAGAATGACTTTTGCGAAAACTCAACAACGGTTAACCAAAATAACCAATCATGTACAAAAGGTATACCTACTTCGTTTTCAGTGAAAGTCATTTAAGCTTTACGGTTCCAAACCgacatacattttttcaccttgGCAAAAATTGTACGGCTgagttcacaaacatctttTCAAGCCAACGTGCCAACAATATATTTACACGGCCTTATTGTAAATCTCTTTGAGGcgtgtaattatatttttgtgAACTCGACTGTTCTTACTAGAAACTCCCTAAGTACtatattcgttttaaaataccACTGTATCTAATATAATAACTTTAGGTACCTCGGTGTACAAACGGTCTACCTCAAAAtgttttcttaatttttattgatttatatataAACCCAGTACCCTAGTAGGTAAAGATAAGTAAGCTAAGccgcagacagacagacagagagaagAACATGCCGTAGGTAGGTAactatactactactactttttttttttttttttttaacgttggggaaatgcgtttacgcatgCCACCTGGCCCGGGGGAACCAGGAGCGATGACGGACTAACCAGTATTAGGACTACCGTCTAAAACCACCAACGAATGCCAACTCCGCGTTGTAGAGGAGCGCCGCAGGATCACTGTCAGCATTCGACTGCGTCCGCCCCCGGCGGCCGGCCCATGGGCCGCAGACGATTTGTGGGTGCCAGTTTGGTGAGGCACCCCTAGTCCTGTGAGCCTTTAACAGCAGGGACTCCCCCCGGAGCCCTGCACAGCCCACTACGGTGGAGGCAGCAAGTGCGCATAGCGCCTGGCTCTGCCCCCAGCCCGTCGCCGGCGGAGTGGGTGCGCGTCAGGGTCATTCTCGCGCGCACGTTCCGCTGCCTCCTTCTGTGACATTATTTGGTCACTGAAGGAGGCCATCGCTTTCCATGCCTCTTCGCTGTCGAGCATGGCATTAACAACGCTCGGCAACGAAAGGTCTGCTCCTAGTATTGCCTGGAGGGTGGTCCGTTGAAGCCCCCATGCAGGACACTCCTCGAGAGTATGACGCGCCGTGTCTACCTGCGCGccatactactactactactactactactactactactgaataatatttttattcgcGATCGGCGCGACTTAGGTCGCTGCCCCGTATTTTTTCGTAATGGGTTCGCAACAACTCACAGCGAACGAGTTACTGGCGTTCGTACAGAATGCCATAGACACCATGGATGAAGTCAACATCAGGCAGATCTGCAAATCTAGTTTTAGTGAAGACGATATTTGCAGTGGCAAGGCGCTGCTTTTCCAGTCGCTCGGGAAAACCGACCAGATGCCATTCCGTCAGAGGGATGGGGGTGTGAAGAGTCTCCAGGACATCATTAAACTGTTCAAGGAGACCGATCCAGACGACGTGCCTGACTTCGTTGCGAAGCGGCTGGACCGGTTACCGCCGGTTACCTTCGATCACGTCGACGTCACCAGGCTGCTGAAGGACATAACATTCCTGAAGACAAGTTTGGCAGAGGTGCAGTCTAAGTTAGAGGTGGCCAATAACACCATTTGTGAACTTCGTACTGAGGTAGTGACATTGTTTCGGTATGTAGGTCACACGAGGCCACTGACTTGGGCTTAGTGATGCGCGTGCAATTATGTGCAATGCTGGGCAGCAACGGGCGACGCGACGCCAGTCCCCGCCGCCGGCCCGCCCCCCGCACCCCGCACATCGCGCCCCGTCGTGCCGTCATCTGCTCCAGTTGGCGTATCAGCGACTCCTCGCCGCGATTACGCTGCTGCTGCAAAACAAAGAAAGGCACCTCCGAAGGTGCCCGAATCTGCTTCACGAGATGAAAAGCTACCCCGCGCCGATAAAGGATTCACGCAGGCGTCGAAGGAGAGGCGGCCGCGCAAGGCGCCTCGCAAGAGCCGGGTTGGCACAGCGGAGCCAGATATTGCATCTGGACTGAGGACTGCCACGCCGAATACGGCGCTatacgtatcgcgcctgcatgTTTCCGCCACGGCTGACGATGTGGTGGAATATCTGCGCAAGAAGACCCGTTACGAGTTGaaagtgttccagctgcgatcgcgTCATTGCGTGCACTTCAGctcgtttgtggtgcgcgtgccgcggccgctgctggaagccatcgcgagcacggacttctggccgaagggtgtgatatttcggcggttccgtgggaatctgccgaatcctacaccagagcaagtgacgccgcaacagaaaactgcgtcacgaaaatgattttttagtatttaagtttttttataattgtatatatattatgttagtttgtaaggtatgtatctatgggccttaataataataaataaatgcttttgatttttttgattttgataatgGTTTCTAGTtgttgtacggaacccttttaAATCAGAAGGCTTTTCTTATGATTCAGTAGGTAATTTTAAAAGTTTACTGTAGCTTAggcttaattataattaattaccagtTGATTAGTCACATTTAAAGCTTAAATGGAGGCCAAGCAAAGGTTTTATATCTATTAAGTCCGtagtaacttattataaatataaagcgTAAATATACTTATAAGTACTTGTTCTAGTGTACAATAAGATTTCAACGCAAGGGCAAGTAAACTGTTTAACTATACACTCTACAGTTAGATGCCCACTGATCGTTACTAAAACATATAGGTATATGTTGCTATAAATGGCGGTTCCGGCTTAACGCAATCTAATTTCAAACCTGTTCAATTGCAATGAGGTTAATATTATTATGGAAAAGCATTTAGCTGGGGAAAGTaggtaccgtaaaccggggttactttgatcaattttagagtttggcaccattttttgactttcctaatatacgtaaaaatatgaaataaaaatataataatcggttttttctcttctttccgcctgccaaataaaaaaaaattaggacttatattttttccggaaataaataaaaacaacgcgatcaaagttatattgagaatggggttactttgaaaccactattttttttgctgacaatctaaagtagacccgctaaaaagcccataaaaaataaaaaaataaaaatcggttaagtactttttaagttatttatatttttaaggtgtggggttactttgataacataccaaatgatacaaattaataactttaagcgcttattatatttatctactataaataacgtaggattataacttattatctcacttagcaactgatttttgaattgcaagctttacggtttcagtaaatttggtctGTGCACCTGGGTTTTTGATATGTTGCCTTTATACTTATTGTGTaaagttgtataaaaaaaattgtatgctttCGATGCGGCACAAATAGATTTTGTGCCCGCCACTATGTGTGCGAGTGCATCATTGAGTTgttcttcttggtattttttgtagtctcgttacccgatatttttttgtaatctctggcattgtttttatataaaaaaatgcatattTAATAATAGTAGAATTAATTAATACCCTGGTGGTGGTGGGCTGGTGGCCTTACGCACGTATAATAAAACACCTAAAGCAAAGACGCAGGATTAAATATAGCCAATTTCCTCCCAGAAagttaattccatacaatagaaacgggtaaaataatgcttaaaatgAGATAAGCAGTTCCGGAGATCAACATTtacatacaaacttataattctacaacctctacctcttccactgactcaaacgatacctatttattattgaaaaagatacataaaaaaatcataagttgccaaaataattcatggtgttactttaatattttgatcaatttcaccacgtataagtgatcaaagacaccccgacccatggattccccggCTATGTGCTCATGTGTAGGTTGTTGaatacaggtatttttttataaactcacgaataaacactgattaacctaagacactataaaattacatgtatttaattattgacaC from Cydia splendana chromosome 5, ilCydSple1.2, whole genome shotgun sequence encodes:
- the LOC134790385 gene encoding uncharacterized protein LOC134790385, with the protein product MGSQQLTANELLAFVQNAIDTMDEVNIRQICKSSFSEDDICSGKALLFQSLGKTDQMPFRQRDGGVKSLQDIIKLFKETDPDDVPDFVAKRLDRLPPVTFDHVDVTRLLKDITFLKTSLAEVQSKLEVANNTICELPTGDATPVPAAGPPPAPRTSRPVVPSSAPVGVSATPRRDYAAAAKQRKAPPKVPESASRDEKLPRADKGFTQASKERRPRKAPRKSRVGTAEPDIASGLRTATPNTALYVSRLHVSATADDVVEYLRKKTRYELKVFQLRSRHCVHFSSFVVRVPRPLLEAIASTDFWPKDSLATLNTNAKVGPAGPKGWVEVNLR